From the Exiguobacterium marinum DSM 16307 genome, the window AATCATCCTCCGATTATCGCGCGGAATACGTTCGTCGTTTCACCAGGGTCATATGCCACATAGAGAAGAATGTAAACCGTCACACCCGTAATAGCCGTAAAGAACCAGACGACTGAAGCTTTTGGTCCAATCTTACGGTGTTTCTCGATTTTATTTTTATAACCGAGATAGAGCGTGATCAATCCGAGGACACCACCTGTTGTCGCGAGAAGGATATGGAAAATCATAAACCCGAGATAGAACGGTTTCACTGAATCCGGTCCTCCGAATGCCGTGTTTCCGACAAAAATGGTACGCGAGACGTACAGGATGAAGAACGTCGTCGCTGCAATCCCGGCAGCCGTCATCACCTTTTTATGTTTTTCAATGTTGCTGCGGTCTTTTGCGATAATCACCCATCCGATGGCGACTAGAATCGCACTGATGACGATGAATGACACACTAATTAAGGC encodes:
- a CDS encoding DUF420 domain-containing protein; this translates as MNYLALISVSFIVISAILVAIGWVIIAKDRSNIEKHKKVMTAAGIAATTFFILYVSRTIFVGNTAFGGPDSVKPFYLGFMIFHILLATTGGVLGLITLYLGYKNKIEKHRKIGPKASVVWFFTAITGVTVYILLYVAYDPGETTNVFRAIIGG